In one window of Temnothorax longispinosus isolate EJ_2023e chromosome 9, Tlon_JGU_v1, whole genome shotgun sequence DNA:
- the Ttd14 gene encoding TRPL translocation defect protein 14 isoform X1, which produces MDQKRVYKLVLTGGPCGGKTTGQARLCTFFENMGWKVFRVPETATVLLSGGIKFTDLNAEEAFKFQENLLRTMIQIENTFFQLGESCSRNCLIICDRGAMDASAFISKDKWELMMASNGWNNVELRDNRYNQILHMVSAANGAEEFYSTEEHACRSEGVELARELDYKAAASWVGHPYFDVIDNSQDFESKICRMIECVCQKLGIDTGDRLRASSRKVKFLVKAPLPADSEFPPFQDFDVVHNYLQSNNPKMQARLRKRGQKGHWSYIHTIRRPKMCGQVIEVKTQLTHRDYLNMLAQRDDSHFTIFKRRRCFLINNQYFQLDIYREPAHPRCRGLMLLETYTALTGDELKNILPQFLTIEKEVTGNPDYSMFNLSLREEWNSTNKYCHGIMQLAESQSAPISKSLTTEVQSNGLDFKTSSALGSITNRQQAIVKKSIQNGLTNGKATFAERCNMNGDGQKLEVRNSTMRPEESLRELKVDKPQKNGFD; this is translated from the exons ATGGATCAGAAACGCGTGTACAAGTTGGTGCTGACCGGAG GACCATGCGGCGGCAAGACAACCGGGCAGGCCAGGCTGTGCACCTTCTTCGAGAACATGGGCTGGAAG GTGTTCCGTGTCCCCGAGACAGCGACCGTGCTGCTCAG TGGCGGCATCAAGTTTACAGACCTGAACGCGGAGGAGG CATTCAAATTTCAGGAAAATCTTTTGCGCACGATGATACAAATCGAGAACACGTTCTTTCAACTGGGTGAGAGCTGTTCGAGGAATTGCCTGATCATCTGTGATCGCGGTGCTATGGACGCCTCCGCCT TTATTTCGAAAGATAAGTGGGAGCTCATGATGGCCTCGAACGGATGGAACAACGTCGAACTAAGAGACAACAG ATATAATCAGATCCTCCACATGGTTTCGGCCGCGAACGGCGCTGAGGAGTTCTACTCGACGGAGGAACACGCGTGTCGCTCCGAGGGTGTCGAACTTGCTCGGGAGCTGGATTATAAGGCCGCGGCTTCCTGGGTGGGCCACCCATACTTCGACGTTATCGACAACTCGCAGGATTTCGAGTCTAAGATCTGCCGGATGATCGAGTGCGTGTGCCAGAAACTGGGCATCGACACCGGCGACCGGTTGCGCGCTAGCAGTCGCAAGGTCAAGTTCCTCGTGAAGGCGCCGCTGCCGGCGGACAGCGAGTTCCCGCCTTTCCAGGACTTCGACGTCGTGCATAATTACCTCCAAAGCAACAATCCCAAGATGCAGGCCCGTCTACGCAAGCGCGGCCAGAAAG gTCACTGGTCATATATCCACACGATTCGCCGACCGAAGATGTGCGGCCAAGTGATCGAGGTGAAGACCCAACTGACGCACCGAGACTACCTGAACATGTTGGCCCAGCGCGACGATTCGCACTTCACTATCTTCAAGCGTCGCCGTTGCTTTCTCATCAACAATCAGTATTTCCAGTTAGACATATACAGAGAACCGGCGCATCCCAG ATGTCGAGGCTTGATGTTGCTCGAGACCTACACGGCGTTGACGGGTGACGAGCTGAAAAACATTCTGCCTCAATTCCTGACGATTGAGAAGGAGGTCACCGGCAATCCGGATTATAGCATGTTCAATCTCAGCTTACGCGAAGAATGGAATAGCACTAATAAATACTGCCACG GCATCATGCAATTGGCAGAGAGTCAAAGTGCCCCGATCTCGAAGAGTCTAACGACCGAAGTTCAAAGTAACGGACTCGATTTCAAAACCAGCAGCGCATTGGGTTCGATTACAAACCGTCAGCAAGCGATCGTCAAGAAGAGCATCCAAAACGGTCTGACGAACGGTAAAGCAACGTTCGCCGAGCGATGTAACATGAACGGCGACGGCCAAAAGCTGGAAGTGCGCAATTCGACCATGAGGCCGGAGGAGAGTTTGCGAGAGTTAAAGGTCGATAAACCGCAAAAGAACGGATTTGATTAA
- the Ttd14 gene encoding TRPL translocation defect protein 14 isoform X2, with protein sequence MRRQDNRAGQAVHLLREHGLEAFKFQENLLRTMIQIENTFFQLGESCSRNCLIICDRGAMDASAFISKDKWELMMASNGWNNVELRDNRYNQILHMVSAANGAEEFYSTEEHACRSEGVELARELDYKAAASWVGHPYFDVIDNSQDFESKICRMIECVCQKLGIDTGDRLRASSRKVKFLVKAPLPADSEFPPFQDFDVVHNYLQSNNPKMQARLRKRGQKGHWSYIHTIRRPKMCGQVIEVKTQLTHRDYLNMLAQRDDSHFTIFKRRRCFLINNQYFQLDIYREPAHPRCRGLMLLETYTALTGDELKNILPQFLTIEKEVTGNPDYSMFNLSLREEWNSTNKYCHGIMQLAESQSAPISKSLTTEVQSNGLDFKTSSALGSITNRQQAIVKKSIQNGLTNGKATFAERCNMNGDGQKLEVRNSTMRPEESLRELKVDKPQKNGFD encoded by the exons ATGCGGCGGCAAGACAACCGGGCAGGCCAGGCTGTGCACCTTCTTCGAGAACATGGGCTGGAAG CATTCAAATTTCAGGAAAATCTTTTGCGCACGATGATACAAATCGAGAACACGTTCTTTCAACTGGGTGAGAGCTGTTCGAGGAATTGCCTGATCATCTGTGATCGCGGTGCTATGGACGCCTCCGCCT TTATTTCGAAAGATAAGTGGGAGCTCATGATGGCCTCGAACGGATGGAACAACGTCGAACTAAGAGACAACAG ATATAATCAGATCCTCCACATGGTTTCGGCCGCGAACGGCGCTGAGGAGTTCTACTCGACGGAGGAACACGCGTGTCGCTCCGAGGGTGTCGAACTTGCTCGGGAGCTGGATTATAAGGCCGCGGCTTCCTGGGTGGGCCACCCATACTTCGACGTTATCGACAACTCGCAGGATTTCGAGTCTAAGATCTGCCGGATGATCGAGTGCGTGTGCCAGAAACTGGGCATCGACACCGGCGACCGGTTGCGCGCTAGCAGTCGCAAGGTCAAGTTCCTCGTGAAGGCGCCGCTGCCGGCGGACAGCGAGTTCCCGCCTTTCCAGGACTTCGACGTCGTGCATAATTACCTCCAAAGCAACAATCCCAAGATGCAGGCCCGTCTACGCAAGCGCGGCCAGAAAG gTCACTGGTCATATATCCACACGATTCGCCGACCGAAGATGTGCGGCCAAGTGATCGAGGTGAAGACCCAACTGACGCACCGAGACTACCTGAACATGTTGGCCCAGCGCGACGATTCGCACTTCACTATCTTCAAGCGTCGCCGTTGCTTTCTCATCAACAATCAGTATTTCCAGTTAGACATATACAGAGAACCGGCGCATCCCAG ATGTCGAGGCTTGATGTTGCTCGAGACCTACACGGCGTTGACGGGTGACGAGCTGAAAAACATTCTGCCTCAATTCCTGACGATTGAGAAGGAGGTCACCGGCAATCCGGATTATAGCATGTTCAATCTCAGCTTACGCGAAGAATGGAATAGCACTAATAAATACTGCCACG GCATCATGCAATTGGCAGAGAGTCAAAGTGCCCCGATCTCGAAGAGTCTAACGACCGAAGTTCAAAGTAACGGACTCGATTTCAAAACCAGCAGCGCATTGGGTTCGATTACAAACCGTCAGCAAGCGATCGTCAAGAAGAGCATCCAAAACGGTCTGACGAACGGTAAAGCAACGTTCGCCGAGCGATGTAACATGAACGGCGACGGCCAAAAGCTGGAAGTGCGCAATTCGACCATGAGGCCGGAGGAGAGTTTGCGAGAGTTAAAGGTCGATAAACCGCAAAAGAACGGATTTGATTAA
- the Ttd14 gene encoding TRPL translocation defect protein 14 isoform X3, producing MIQIENTFFQLGESCSRNCLIICDRGAMDASAFISKDKWELMMASNGWNNVELRDNRYNQILHMVSAANGAEEFYSTEEHACRSEGVELARELDYKAAASWVGHPYFDVIDNSQDFESKICRMIECVCQKLGIDTGDRLRASSRKVKFLVKAPLPADSEFPPFQDFDVVHNYLQSNNPKMQARLRKRGQKGHWSYIHTIRRPKMCGQVIEVKTQLTHRDYLNMLAQRDDSHFTIFKRRRCFLINNQYFQLDIYREPAHPRCRGLMLLETYTALTGDELKNILPQFLTIEKEVTGNPDYSMFNLSLREEWNSTNKYCHGIMQLAESQSAPISKSLTTEVQSNGLDFKTSSALGSITNRQQAIVKKSIQNGLTNGKATFAERCNMNGDGQKLEVRNSTMRPEESLRELKVDKPQKNGFD from the exons ATGATACAAATCGAGAACACGTTCTTTCAACTGGGTGAGAGCTGTTCGAGGAATTGCCTGATCATCTGTGATCGCGGTGCTATGGACGCCTCCGCCT TTATTTCGAAAGATAAGTGGGAGCTCATGATGGCCTCGAACGGATGGAACAACGTCGAACTAAGAGACAACAG ATATAATCAGATCCTCCACATGGTTTCGGCCGCGAACGGCGCTGAGGAGTTCTACTCGACGGAGGAACACGCGTGTCGCTCCGAGGGTGTCGAACTTGCTCGGGAGCTGGATTATAAGGCCGCGGCTTCCTGGGTGGGCCACCCATACTTCGACGTTATCGACAACTCGCAGGATTTCGAGTCTAAGATCTGCCGGATGATCGAGTGCGTGTGCCAGAAACTGGGCATCGACACCGGCGACCGGTTGCGCGCTAGCAGTCGCAAGGTCAAGTTCCTCGTGAAGGCGCCGCTGCCGGCGGACAGCGAGTTCCCGCCTTTCCAGGACTTCGACGTCGTGCATAATTACCTCCAAAGCAACAATCCCAAGATGCAGGCCCGTCTACGCAAGCGCGGCCAGAAAG gTCACTGGTCATATATCCACACGATTCGCCGACCGAAGATGTGCGGCCAAGTGATCGAGGTGAAGACCCAACTGACGCACCGAGACTACCTGAACATGTTGGCCCAGCGCGACGATTCGCACTTCACTATCTTCAAGCGTCGCCGTTGCTTTCTCATCAACAATCAGTATTTCCAGTTAGACATATACAGAGAACCGGCGCATCCCAG ATGTCGAGGCTTGATGTTGCTCGAGACCTACACGGCGTTGACGGGTGACGAGCTGAAAAACATTCTGCCTCAATTCCTGACGATTGAGAAGGAGGTCACCGGCAATCCGGATTATAGCATGTTCAATCTCAGCTTACGCGAAGAATGGAATAGCACTAATAAATACTGCCACG GCATCATGCAATTGGCAGAGAGTCAAAGTGCCCCGATCTCGAAGAGTCTAACGACCGAAGTTCAAAGTAACGGACTCGATTTCAAAACCAGCAGCGCATTGGGTTCGATTACAAACCGTCAGCAAGCGATCGTCAAGAAGAGCATCCAAAACGGTCTGACGAACGGTAAAGCAACGTTCGCCGAGCGATGTAACATGAACGGCGACGGCCAAAAGCTGGAAGTGCGCAATTCGACCATGAGGCCGGAGGAGAGTTTGCGAGAGTTAAAGGTCGATAAACCGCAAAAGAACGGATTTGATTAA
- the LOC139818776 gene encoding F-box/LRR-repeat protein 4-like, translating to MASHSQPLYCDESCSQYPYIGRVSVGEEDSVDFIYQFVKKRFVAKNHRNNSIFHTAPDVIGPPKFQSYGERFYLPFFQGAMMSTFDEDISTSPWENRSPESNIDFIGWSGKIENNYINIEFHEAVYPIRVSIYEICNPGRVIQIWAQDSNNQWFQLWNGSPQFVSPTSRLFSPPLSHPCKFKTKMLKLVFKNNPQIFPRTYTKLDAVMLIGTSDLILPRNTNESLTNLFKEINCMDSLPFHEDDNLTADLKNVHSDIVYLQEHFPEYCVIFKSDAGTSREVIPDHVQPLGQKYSRCLLSKGHSNNAQSMKLSLGESKKLLRCSILALSDEILLKILKNLDLTTLCRMKYVDERFNNLIQDYELYTRLNVRNVSLTDMHDIFCFFTPRCKYLQQLDLTGSEFDVRDFINFLDNCGRRLTHLRLTDCYSSVDNCALLKISEICKNLKELDLESCSCLDDEGFSYLEKLNSLEHLNLHDIKITSECLYKILQKNQWMRDLCVFAYSLCAINLDLEVDAIKLRNLCPNLEVIDLYRTTNRTPTSINVLADCKNLRKVYLPRLGCSIADDSLYKLLSSCQRLEVVCLCSIVLTDRNLELLTQCRNLRWLYLFEVELDTPDKYSVIFERCPKLQELRFIYCKISDCLVNEWKERYPYVSVYTFDI from the exons atgGCATCCCATAGTCAACCTTTATATTGCGATGAGAGTTGTAGTCAATATCCCTATATCGGCAGGGTATCCGTAGGAGAAGAGGACAGTGTTGACTTCATTTATCAATTTGTGAAGAAAAGATTTGTTGCCAAGAACCACAGGAATAATAGCATATTTCATACTGCTCCTGACGTAATTGGGCCACCCAAATTTCAAAGCTATGGAGAACGATTTTATTTACCATTTTTTCAAGGAGCTATGATG AGTACTTTTGATGAAGATATTTCAACATCTCCATGGGAAAACAGAAGTCCTGAAAGTAACATTGATTTTATAGGTTGGAGTGGcaagatagaaaataattacatta atattgAGTTTCATGAAGCTGTATATCCGATCAGAGTCTctatttacgaaatatgtaATCCTGGAAGAGTAATTCAAATTTGGGCTCAAGATTCTAATAATCAGTGGTTTCAGTTGTGGAATGGGTCGCCTCAGTTTGTGTCCCCaacatcaagattattttcccCGCCCTTATCGCACCCGTGTAAATTTAAAACGAAAATGCTCAAACTAGTATTTAAGAACAACCCACAAATTTTCCCTAGAACTTACACAAAGCTAGATGCCGTGATGCTTATCGGTACATCAGATTTGATTCTTCCTAGAAATACTAACGAGAGTTTAACTAATCTGTTCAAAGAAATTAACTGCATGGACTCCCTTCCGTTCCATGAAGATGATAATTTAAcagcagatttaaaaaatgtacactCGGATATAGTTTATCTGCAAGAACATTTTCCTGAATATtgcgttatttttaaaag CGATGCAGGGACTTCTCGTGAGGTAATCCCTGATCATGTGCAACCTCTTGGACAGAAATACTCGCGTTGTCTTTTATCAAAAGGTCATTCGAATAACGCACAGAGTATGAAACTCTCTTTGGGTGAATCCAAGAAGCTATTACGTTGCAGTATACTTGCGCTTTCT GATGAAATActactaaaaatattgaaaaacttAGATTTGACGACGTTATGCCGCATGAAATATGTAGATGAacgctttaataatttaatacaggacTATGAACTCTATACACGTTTGAACGTGCGAAATGTATCTCTTACAGATATGcacgatatattttgtttctttacacctagatgtaaatatttacaacaGTTAGATCTTACAGGAAGTGAGTTTGATGTTAGGGATTTCATAAACTTTCTTGATAATTGCGGCAGGCGTTTAACGCACTTAAGATTAACTGATTGCTACTCATCTGTCGACAATTGTGCCCTACTtaaaatttcagagatatgtaaaaatttgaaag aattgGATCTAGAAAGTTGTAGTTGCCTAGACGACGAAGGATTTTCATATCTCGAGAAGCTAAATAGTTTGGAACATTTAAATCTTcatgacataaaaataacatctGAATGTCTTTacaaaatactgcaaaaaaatcaatggaTGCGTGATTTATGCGTGTTCGCATATTCATTGTGTGCAATAAACCTAGACCTAGAGGTAGATGcaataaaattgagaaatttatGTCCTAACTTGGAAGTAATAGATTTATATAGGACAACTAATCGTACGCCGACAAGTATTAACGTTCTCGCTGACTgtaagaatttacgaaaagtgTACCTTCCTCG aCTCGGATGCTCAATCGCTGATGATAGTTTGTACAAATTACTTTCTTCCTGTCAACGCTTGGAAGTAGTTTGTTTGTGCAGTATTGTCCTCACTGATCGCAATTTGGAATTACTAACGCAGTGCAGAAACTTGAGATGGTTATATCTGTTTGAGGTGGAACTTGATACACCCGATAAATATTCCGTTATTTTCGAACGATGTCCTAAACTGCAAGAGTTACGTTTTATATACTGTAAAATTAGCGATTGTTTGGTTAACGAATGGAAAGAAAGATATCCGTATGTATCCGTCTATACATTCGAcatctaa
- the Slim gene encoding kelch domain-containing protein 10 homolog, with product MYTFKPFVFTKHRANGRERPKARSGHRIACDHRNLYSYGGFNPCVSDTDPDMRNDQTWYASKPLFKELWRFNLVSERWKRLPGQENMPNELASNAVILRGNALMVYGGTGVPFGESCSNQLYVCNVDDGVMNVVPATGELPEPQYGQALVCHGSYLYTVGGTTGYEYTCDIHRFDLRRGVWEVVYICSGKDESEPHGRYRHELAFDGKMIYVLGGGTSTESYGFSEIPAFDLKTNSWRILSTHGDTEETMVPAPRRCHGSVQYTDEKSGVTSVVISGGYNGDWVFSDVWRLDLGTLQWTRLRECILPCPVYFHSAALTPEGRMYIFGGIVKMNNKVQRTNAVHSAWLTIPKLSEICWQALNYYYPNLKDSSPDKLLHMGIPLKFVDPHMSTLDPSQAEREPNKFARCLLKRLFGSIRK from the exons ATGTACACGTTCAAGCCGTTTGTGTTCACCAAGCACAGGGCGAACGGGCGGGAGCGGCCGAAGGCGCGGAGCGGCCACCGGATCGCGTGCGACCATCGGAATCTGTACTCGTACGGCGGATTCAATCCGTGCGTGTCCGACACCGACCCGGACATGCGCAACGACCAGACGTGGTACGCCAGCAAGCCGCTGTTCAAGGAGCTGTGGCGCTTCAACCTGGTCAGCGAGCGGTGGAAGCGGCTGCCCGGCCAGGAGAACATGCCGAACGAGCTGGCGTCGAACGCGGTGATACTGCGCGGCAACGCGCTGATGGTGTACGGCGGCACCGGCGTGCCCTTCGGCGAGAGCTGCAGCAATCAGCTGTACGTTTGCAACGTGGACGACGGTGTGATGAACGTCGTGCCGGCCACTGGCGAGCTACCCGAACCCCAGTACGGCCAG GCATTAGTATGTCACGGTTCTTATCTCTACACGGTTGGTGGTACTACTGGATATGAATATACCTGCGACATTCACCGATTCGATTTAAGAAGAGGCGTCTGGGAAGTGGTGTACATTTGCTCGGGCAAGGACGAGTCGGAGCCACACGGAAGGTACAGGCATGAGCTTGCTTTTGACGGCAAGATGATTTATGTTTTGGGTGGTGGCACCTCGACAGAATCTTATGGCTTTTCG GAAATACCGGCGTTCGATTTGAAGACCAACAGTTGGAGGATTTTGAGCACGCACGGTGATACTGAAGAGACCATGGTGCCGGCACCACGACGTTGTCACGGTTCCGTTCAGTACACGGACGAGAAGAGCGGCGTTACCTCGGTCGTTATATCGGGCGGTTACAATGGCGACTGGGTGTTCTCCGACGTTTGGCGGCTTGACCTCGGCACGCTGCAGTGGACGCGCCTGAGAGAGTGCATCCTACCCTGCCCAGTGTACTTTCACTCGGCTGCGCTGACTCCAGAGGGTCGCATGTATATATTCGGTGGTATAGTCAAAATGAACAACAAG GTACAGAGAACAAATGCGGTTCACTCCGCTTGGCTAACAATTCCCAAATTGTCTGAGATCTGCTGGCAAGcgttgaattattattacccGAACTTGAAGGATAGTTCACCGGACAAGCTGCTTCACATGGGGATACCATTAAAATTC GTGGATCCACACATGAGCACGCTTGACCCGAGCCAAGCCGAACGAGAGCCGAACAAATTCGCACGATGCTTGCTCAAGCGTCTATTTGGAAGTATTCGGAAGTGA
- the Rrp45 gene encoding uncharacterized protein Rrp45, with product MKETPLTNCERNFTNKCIEEETRLDGRKLLEPRFVKIYFGSSWGCCMVSLGHTRAVAQVSCDIQQPKTSRPNEGMIRINVELTPLAAQHFESGRQSEAAILISRQLEKCFKDSKCIDLESLCIVADKKVWNLRIDVNIINHDGNLVDCASIATLAALMHFHRPDVTSTGEEVIVHPASEKDFLPLTLFHYPVCISFITFKSGNTIMDPTYTEERVGVAELTLGVNSYRELCSLHFDYLTKTMTIEDVISAVSNRAANYAMNLVNQIKEAVIKDVQSRYKKDDSNISRFKESIQVNKLTTTIGDHISIKLREWDATAIVEDDHMEVEDENKSRIIKHKEGSAELVPVFNDSLKKEENRDDYDWTHDWTSDSDDQVLVKSPSPEKKEIPVIDLIDIEEKEIGDNA from the exons ATGAAGGAGACTCCTCTCACTAACTGCGAAcgaaattttacaaacaaatgtATAGAGGAGGAAACG AGGCTGGACGGTCGAAAATTATTGGAACCGCGTTTTGTGAAGATCTACTTTGGCTCCAGTTGGGGATGTTGCATGGTGTCGCTTGGACATACAAg AGCAGTAGCGCAGGTATCGTGCGACATACAGCAGCCAAAAACGTCTCGTCCCAACGAAGGCATGATACGCATAAATGTCGAACTCACTCCACTAGCGGCGCAACACTTCGAGAGCGGTAGACAGTCCGAGGCGGCTATACTGATCAGTAGGCAGCTGGAGAAATGTTTTAAGGACTCGAAGTGTATAGACCTGGAGTCTCTCTGTATTGTAGCAGATAAGAAG GTGTGGAATTTAAGAATCGACGTTAATATCATAAATCACGATGGAAATCTGGTGGATTGCGCCTCTATCGCAACACTCGCCGCCCTTATGCATTTCCATAGGCCGGACGTCACGTCGACCGGCGAGGAAGTCATCGTACATCCGGCTTCCGAGAAAGATTTTCTGCCGTTGACGTTGTTTCATTATCCGGTCTGCATATCCTTCATAACTTTCAAGAG TGGCAACACCATAATGGACCCCACTTACACAGAAGAAAGAGTTGGTGTCGCCGAGCTTACTCTCGGTGTAAACTCTTATAGGGAACTTTGTAGCTTGCACTTCGATTATTTAACGAAGACCATGACGATCGAGGATGTCATATCAGCTGTTTCTAATCGTGCGGCTAATTATGCAATGAACTTGGTGAATCAGATCAAGGAGGCGGTAATCAAGGATGTACAATCACG GTACAAAAAAGATGACAGCAACATATCCAGATTTAAAGAGAGCATTCAAGTGAATAAGCTGACGACAACGATCGGCGATCACATTAGTATTAAATTACGTGAATGGGACGCAACAGCTATAGTCGaag atGATCATATGGAAGTGGAGGATGAGAACAAGAGCCGTATCATAAAACACAAAGAAGGATCTGCTGAATTAGTACCCGTTTTCAAC GATTCacttaaaaaagaagaaaatcgtGATGATTACGATTGGACACATGATTGGACATCTGATTCGGACGATCAAGTTCTCGTCAAATCGCCATCtccggaaaaaaaagagattccAGTAATAGACTTAATAGACatcgaagaaaaagagataggaGATAACGCCTAG
- the LOC139818778 gene encoding tRNA (carboxymethyluridine(34)-5-O)-methyltransferase alkbh8, with protein sequence MPLSDETSVAIEARKDRKSVRKQKRAHHRLLRDMNIKCTEQPTQHLMICNGGLVTGIKRETLQCVLDALISKYTLIMPAGKSYCFVTCNSREDATCVYNYIHGRIKLPGQNGPLYVCYTETVSTTDYVTSDSTFPPGLTLIENFITEEQEETLLGTLNWDECESVSSQLKHRQVKHFGYEFEYGTNMVDPDKPIPPIPQDYKFLQTLFDKHGHKYTYDQLTINKYLSGQGIPSHIDTHSVFEDTILSLSLGSACVMNFKKDDRKIDVLLPARSLLIMTEEARYAWMHGISPRHSDIIKTENGTTTRERGTRVSFTFRKVRRGECCCDFKDYCDTAKRDTFIDAKAASGLENSYVHKVYEEISNHFSETRHKRWPNVTKFLESLEEGTLLLDVGCGNGKYLCGDQNVYKMGCDHSSGLMDICRKRGFEVLQCDCLYLPYRDDSVDAAISIAVIHHLSTRERRQRAISEMIRVLRPRGTCLIYVWAMEQRKDSSDSLYLKHGKRSKETEKVDRSGINQRISECHLTLPIHENRTNFAHSDMLVPWKKKSGECFLRYYHVFREGELAKLCMEIPAVSIKKVYYDQGNWCVILEKCTEIVE encoded by the exons atGCCTTTGAGTGACGAAACGAGCGTTGCGATCGAAGCGAGGAAGGACAGGAAGAGTGTACGCAAACAGAAACGTGCTCATCACCGACTGCTCAGAGATATGAACATCAAATGTACCGAGCAACCTACGCAG CACCTGATGATTTGCAACGGCGGCCTGGTTACCGGTATCAAGAGAGAAACGTTGCAATGTGTGTTAGACGCCCTGATCTCCAAGTACACTCTGATAATGCCAGCGGGCAAGTCGTACTGCTTCGTGACGTGCAACTCGAGGGAGGACGCGACATGCGTGTACAATTACATTCACGGGCGCATTAAGCTTCCTGGCCAGAACGGCCCGTTATATGTATGCTATACTGAAACAG TTTCCACCACTGACTACGTTACGTCCGATTCTACATTTCCTCCTGGTCTCACGTTAATAGAGAATTTTATAACGGAGGAGCAAGAGGAAACTCTGTTAGGAACGCTCAATTGGGACGAATGTG AATCTGTATCGTCGCAACTGAAACACAGACAAGTGAAGCATTTTGGATACGAGTTCGAGTATGGCACGAACATGGTGGATCCTGACAAACCTATTCCGCCGATTCCCCAGGATTACAAATTTCTGCAAACTCTATTCGACAAGCATGGTCACAAATACACTTACGATCAGTTGACCATCAACAAATATCTGTCTGGACAAG GTATACCATCGCACATCGACACGCACAGCGTCTTCGAGGACACGATATTATCCCTGTCACTTGGATCCGCGTGCGTCATGAACTTCAAGAAGGATGATCGGAAGATCGATGTTCTCCTGCCAGCCAGATCTCTGTTGATCATGACGGAAGAAGCGAGGTACGCGTGGATGCACGGCATCTCTCCTCGTCACAGTGATATAATCAAGACAGAAAATGGGACCACGACGCGAGAGCGTGGTACCAGGGTGTCCTTCACCTTCAGGAAAGTGCGACGGGGCGAATGCTGCTGTGATTTCAAAGACTACTGTGATACCGCGAAACGTGATACTTTCATCGATGCCAAGGCGGCGTCGGGATTGGAAAATTCATATGTGCACAAA GTTTACGAGGAAATATCCAATCACTTCAGCGAGACACGACACAAACGATGGCCCAACGTAACTAAATTCCTCGAAAGTTTGGAAGAGGGCACATTGTTGTTGGACGTGGGTTGCGGAAACGGCAAGTACCTTTGCGGAGATCAGAATGTATATAAG ATGGGATGCGATCATAGTTCCGGATTGATGGATATATGTCGCAAGCGAGGCTTCGAAGTTCTTCAGTGCGATTGCCTGTATCTGCCGTATAGAGACGATTCCGTGGATGCGGCGATCAGCATTGCAGTTATTCATCATCTGTCGACTCGGGAACGAAGGCAACGCGCCATTTCCGAGATGATTCGAGTGCTGAGGCCAAGAGGAACGTGCTTGATCTACGTGTGGGCGATGGAGCAACGGAAAGATTCCTCGGATTCGCTTTATTTGAAGCACGGCAAAAGAAGCAAGGAGACGGAAAAGGTCGACCGAAGCGGAATCAATCAGAGAATCTCCGAGTGTCACTTAACGTTACCGATACACGAAAACAGAACGAACTTCGCTCACAGTGACATGCTGGTTCCatggaagaagaagagcgGCGAATGTTTTCTGAGATATTATCATGTATTTCGGGAAGGCGAGCTCGCGAAACTGTGCATGGAGATACCCGCGGTCTCGATCAAGAAGGTGTACTACGACCAAGGCAATTGGTGTGTGATTTTGGAGAAATGTACAGAGATCGTGGAATAA